A window of Microbacterium lushaniae genomic DNA:
GCGCCGCCGCCACCACACCGACCGTGCTGTGGAACGACTCCGCCGACCCCGACGAGCTGCGCCGCTCGATCGCGTTCGGTGCGGTCGGTGCGACGTGCAACCCCGTCATCGCCTTCGCCGCGATCAAGAAGAACCCCGAGGTGTGGGTGCCGCGCCTGCGCGAGCTCGCTGCCGAGCACCCCACGTGGGGCGAGTCCGAGCTGGGCTGGCAGGCCGTCAAGGAGCTCTCGATCGCCGCCGCCCAGCTGCTCGAGCCGGCGTTCGCCGAAAGCGGCGGCCGCAACGGGCGCCTGTCGATCCAGACCGACCCGCGTCTGCACCGCGACGCCGACGCCCTCGTCGCGCAGGCGGTGGAGTTCTCGCAGCTCGCCGAGAACATCATCGTGAAGATCCCCGCCACCGCCACCGGCATCGCCGCGATGGAGGAGGCCGCCTACCGCGGGGTCAGCATCAACGCGACGCTGAGCTTCACGGTGCCGCAGGCCGTCGCCGTCGGCGCAGCCCTCGAGCGCGCCCTCGACCGGCGCGCGGCCGACGGGCTCCCCGAGCAGGAGTTCGGCCACGTCGTCACGATCATGGGCGGTCGCCTGGACGACTGGCTGAAGAAGTGGACGGCGGACAACCGCATCCTCGTGACGCCCGGCGTGCTGGACTGGGCCGGCGTCGCCGCGCTCAAGCACGCGCACGCCGTCTTCACCGAGCGGGGCTACCGCAGCCGCATCCTCTCGGCTGCGTTCCGCAACCACCTGCAGTGGGCGGAGCTGGTGGGCGGCGACCTCGTCGTCTCCCCGCCGTTCGACTGGCAGGCCCGCATCAACGAGAACGCGATCCCCGCCGACGACCGCATCGACGTGCCGGTGGCGCCGGAGATCCTCGCCGAGCTCCAGCGGCTCAGCGAGTTCCGTCGCGCGTACGAGATCGACGGCATGGCACCGTCGGAGTTCGCCGACTTCGGGGCAGCCCGCACCACGCTGCGTCAGTTCCTGGAGGCCGACGCGCAGCTGGACGCGCTCGTGCGCGACGTCATCGTTCCGCCCGCCTGACCTCGGCGGCGCAGCAGGATGCGGCCCCCGGGCCGTGGTGTCACAATCGGAGCTGAGGCGAGCATGCCGGAAGCCCCGGCGGCGGGCCGATCCCGGATCGGGAGCCATGGCGATGAGATTCTCGATACTCGGTCCGCTGCAGGTCACGACGACTGCCGGGCTCGTTCCGGTCGGGGGTCCTCGCCATCGGAGACTGTTGTCGGCTCTTCTGGTCACTCCGGGCGAGGTGGTCTCGACCGATCGCCTGATGGACATCCTGTGGTCATCGTCCCCGCCTGCCAGCGCGCACGACATGGTCCACGTCCGCGTGAGCGAGATCCGGCGCAGCCTCCGCGCGGTC
This region includes:
- a CDS encoding transaldolase family protein, whose translation is MSTMLESDLASLARAAATTPTVLWNDSADPDELRRSIAFGAVGATCNPVIAFAAIKKNPEVWVPRLRELAAEHPTWGESELGWQAVKELSIAAAQLLEPAFAESGGRNGRLSIQTDPRLHRDADALVAQAVEFSQLAENIIVKIPATATGIAAMEEAAYRGVSINATLSFTVPQAVAVGAALERALDRRAADGLPEQEFGHVVTIMGGRLDDWLKKWTADNRILVTPGVLDWAGVAALKHAHAVFTERGYRSRILSAAFRNHLQWAELVGGDLVVSPPFDWQARINENAIPADDRIDVPVAPEILAELQRLSEFRRAYEIDGMAPSEFADFGAARTTLRQFLEADAQLDALVRDVIVPPA